A region from the Hydra vulgaris chromosome 10, alternate assembly HydraT2T_AEP genome encodes:
- the LOC136086361 gene encoding histone-lysine N-methyltransferase SETMAR-like, with the protein MATQPTIIRSCLLYEFKLGRNATQAAKNICTAFGEGTVSERTAQKWFQRFSSGDESIEDLLRSGRPLLVDEDELKDAVESNSSQTCQELAVRFAVSVETIRLHLHAIGKAWKLIRWVPHKLSIDNKKERLTICTSLLSRHNVEPFLDRLLTCDEKWIVYNNTKRCYHWLSPNDPIPKTPKPNIHERKVLLCIWWTTAGVVHYELLPTGQTITGLVYSAQLQRVHDLLLVKQPALVHRRGVLLLHDNARPHTARVTQDKLQSLGWESLPHPPYSPDLSPTDFNFFLSLGNHLKGQQFRDQDAVEMELKAFIDSKDREFFRSGINKLVLRWEKVLDANGDYFDE; encoded by the coding sequence ATGGCAACCCAACCAACGATTATTCGATCTTGCTTACTTTACGAGTTCAAACTTGGAAGGAATGCAACACAAGCTGCCAAAAACATCTGCACAGCATTTGGAGAAGGTACAGTAAGTGAACGCACAGCACAGAAGTGGTTTCAGCGATTCTCTTCGGGAGATGAGTCCATCGAAGACCTGCTGCGTTCTGGACGCCCATTGTTGGTTGATGAGGATGAACTGAAGGACGCTGTCGAGTCTAACTCCAGCCAAACTTGCCAAGAACTTGCAGTGAGGTTTGCTGTGAGTGTTGAAACCATCCGCCTGCATCTGCATGCGATTGGGAAAGCGTGGAAGCTGATTCGGTGGGTTCCACACAAATTGTCGATCGACAACAAGAAGGAACGGCTTACGATCTGCACATCACTCTTATCACGCCACAATGTTGAGCCTTTTCTTGATCGTTTATTGACATGCGACGAAAAATGGATCGTGTACAACAATACTAAGCGTTGCTACCATTGGTTGTCCCCCAATGACCCCATCCCAAAGACACCCAAGCCCAATATCCACGAGCGGAAGGTTTTGCTCTGCATTTGGTGGACTACAGCTGGTGTGGTGCATTACGAGCTGCTCCCAACAGGCCAAACCATTACTGGACTGGTCTACTCAGCACAGCTGCAACGAGTTCACGACCTGTTGCTTGTAAAGCAGCCTGCACTGGTGCACAGGAGAGGAGTTCTGCTTCTCCACGACAACGCGAGACCGCACACCGCTCGCGTGACTCAGGACAAGCTCCAAAGCCTTGGTTGGGAGAGTTTGCCTCATCCACCATACTCGCCAGACCTCTCCCCTactgatttcaattttttccttTCCCTGGGAAATCATTTAAAAGGACAGCAGTTCCGAGACCAGGACGCGGTTGAAATGGAGTTGAAAGCTTTTATAGACTCAAAGGACCGAGAATTTTTTAGAAGTGGAATAAATAAGCTTGTTTTACGTTGGGAAAAGGTTTTAGATGCTAATGGTGACTATTTTGATGAATAA